The following is a genomic window from Fusarium oxysporum Fo47 chromosome IV, complete sequence.
TATAACATAGATGCCAGTCTGTTGTGATTTTGAGACAGAGTCCAGCGATGTTTGTTTGTGGCATGAGAGGTTATCGAGGACTATATTAGGCTGCAGGAGTAAATGAAGTTTTGAGttcatgatcttcaagaacatATGATAACATAGGAATTGCGCATCGTGAAATGCTACTTCTCATTGCAGCCTTGGTAGTTTGATGCCTCGGGCTGAAGAGTAGGTCTCCTGGGATTTTGCCATCTCTTCTGTTGAGGGGTTATCATGAATGCTGTTTACCGCGGAGCATCATGACAACAAACGCTACTCATCTAAGACTATAATTAGACCCAGTATGCAAGCCATTGAGGCAAAAAAATACAGTTAGCCAAGCTATAGCAAGTGCTTTCTATTCTCGATACTAGGTTCGGAGTATTCTACCTATAAGCGTTTCGTAAGTACGAAGTCCGAGTAGCAACCAAAATCTTGCAACCTGATACCTCGCCAAGAATTTGCTTGACCCGCAGAAAAAGCTCCACATGGGGAATAGAGCTCGTTATGTCATGGTCATCATGATAGGGCTGCAAAGAATTGGGGGAGCTCAATATCATGAGAGCAACTGTATAGACATAAAGACAGAAACTAGCCGGATAAATTGGATATAAATATGACCGGGTCAACTCAATTGAATGTTATTGTTGATCCCCAATTCTGTTTCCGTGACGTCGTTTGCGTCCACAGCTCGGTCCAGCCTAGACCCAGAAAAGCAGTAAATTCTAGCGGCCGCGCCGTGCAAAACTCCCCACAAGCTACCCCATGCAGCCTAACGCTACAGTTGGGTGCAAAAAGTATGAATCCAAACGCAAGTACCGGACTGATCGGGCTAGGCCGAACAGGCATGTGTTATGATGCCGCTTTCATATTGCAATTTTGACCTAATAAGGTCAATTAAAACAGCtttaatactttatataccAGCCTTCAGCAGTAATTATAGCGGTAATACGGTTTGGCATTGTATCGCAAAGGTTCTTCAGGACCCTTTCTTCAAGGTTATCCCAAGCCTCTATTGTAGCTAAGACTAAGGCATGTTGTGTAGCGACTGTATCCTCTGCGTGAGTCAGTTCCGGGTGTAACCGATAGATCTCTGCCTTTATCAACGCCCACAGATTCTCTATAGGGTTCAAATCAGGCGAATAGGGCGGCCATATCATCAGCTGGACCTGAAGCTCTTCCAGCAGGGCCTTGACGACACGGGCGGTGTGTATAGACGCGTTATCATGCATAAAGATATCACACGGCTGAAGAAACCACGGCAGTACGACAGAATAAAGATCATAGATGCCAATAGCATTGACGTTGCCGACAAGAGGCACTAAGGGCGTACGAGATGCGTGACCGAAGGCAGCCCAGAACATCTGCCGTACGGCGCCTTGTCTCCTAGCCTCGCTGACATCCTGTACGCGAAGGGCTTCACGAGGCGATAGGAAGGTCCAGATAGATCTTACGCCCTGACCGCGGCGGACCATACACTCATTACTCCATTTGACCCTTCGCCAATCGATGCCCTGATATCGTATGGCCCAATCGAGCCTTTTGCGTGCCTGTAGCGGCGTCAGGGCCACACGTTTCTTCTGCATCCATTTTCTCTTGTTCATCTCACGTAAGAGGTATCGTAAGGAACGCAGCTTAATAGCGTTATCAACAGAATCAAGCAAATCTCTCGTTGTTATATGTGGATCGGTTATAACGGTATCATAAATCTGATCCCGTTGCTCTTCTGTAAGCTTGCGTGGCGCGCCTGATCGCGGCAGGGATATATTATCGGCTCCACGTTGTGCCTCGCGGCGTAGGGTCGTTTTGATCGTGCCGAGAGGGATATCAGGGAAATTCTTCCTGATCTGTGAGTGCGTAAGCCCTTGCCTACGTAATTCACATATACGAGACCGTAATGAAGGCGATAATTCCTTGCCTCGAGGCATCGTTATGGTGTTGTGATGTGTGCTGTGGGGAAGAAATTGGCATGCAAAAGCTACAGGGGAAAACGCGTGCCTAATCGGGTTAGGGGCGGGCCAGCTACTTGCGTTTGGATTCATATTTTTTGCCCCCCGCTGTACTCCACTCGGGCCAGTGACAAGCTCGGAACAATCGCGTTTTCCGAGCGGCGGCCGAAAGAAAAGCAGTGGTAAAAAAATTATTCTACAGAGGCTCGGGCCAATGCGACACCATAATTCAGAAGGGAACCTTGCAACTGGTTACTTTGCAGAGCTACCCGACGGGAACGGAAACAGGCTTGCGCGATTTGCACTTGCACCTTCTTTAACCTCAACTTGTAAAAAaacaatcttcttcctcttttcttcttctcctctcttcctctctcctCGTGTGCGGTGCCTCGGTTTTATCTCTCCCCACGAAAGCTCTCCTCTCTACCTTTTAGATACCCCCCACTTGTCATCATGTTGTCTCGAGGATCTCTTCGATCGGCCCAGGTACGTTTTTTGTGGTGTTTTGcttttgttttgtttctgtgtcatgatgatcttttgtggtgtttgtggTACATGAGGGGGAATGTCTTTGAGCAATGGGCCTTTTGTGGCTGTCAGTGATGATGTGCATCATgtcatgatcatcatcgcGACATCACAACAAGCGAGAATTGGAGTTTTGCGTGGTGGGACATTACTGCGGGACAAAGACCACATCGCGCAAATGGCTCAGATTGATTATACGCAGCCTTCACTACTCAATTGACCCTGTTGCTAACAATTCTTCTCAGCTGCTGCGCGGCGTCGCCAAGCAACAACCCCAGCTCGCCCGATCCTTCGCCACCGTCCAGTCCGACATCTTCAAGCCCGCCAAGTTCGGCGGCAAGTACACCGTCACCCTCATCCCCGGTGACGGTATCGGTACCGAGGTTGCCGAGTCCGTCAAGACCGTCTTCAAGGCCGACAACGTCCCCGTTGAGTGGGAGCAGGTCGAGGTCTCCGGTCTCGAGGGCGCCGGCCGAACTGAGGATGCTTTCCGCGAGTCTGTCGCTTCTCTTAAGCGCAACAAGCTCGGTCTCAAGGGTATCCTTCACACTCCCATCAGCCGATCCGGCCACCAGAGTTTCAACGTCGCCATGCGACAGGAGCTCGATATCTACGCCAGCATCAGcttgatcaagaacatcCCCGGCTACGAGACCCGCCACAAGGACGTCGACCTGTGCATCATCCGAGAGAACACCGAGGGTGAGTACTCTGGTCTCGAGCACCAGAGCGTCGACGGTGTCGTCGAGTccctcaagatcatcaccCGCGCCAAGTCTGAGCGTATCGCCAAGTTCGCCTTCTCTTTCGCTCTCGCCAACGGCCGATCCAAGGTTACTTGCATTCACAAGGCCAACATCATGAAGCTTGCCGACGGTCTTTTCCGCAGCACCTTCCACCAGGTCGCCAAGGACTACCCTACCCTCGAGGTCAACGACATGATTGTCGACAACGCCTCCATGCAGGCTGTCTCTCGTCCCCAGCAATTCGATGTTATGGTCATGCCTAACCTTTACGGTGGTATCCTGTCCAACATTGGTGCAGCTCTTGTTGGTGGCCCTGGTATCGTCCCTGGTTGCAACATGGGCCGTGAGGTCGCTGTTTTCGAGCCTGGTTGCCGTCACGTCGGTCTTGACATCAAGGGCAAGGACCAGGCTAACCCCACTGCTATGCTCCTGTCCGGCAGCATGCTGCTGCGACACCTCGGCCTTGATGAGCATGCTAACCGCATCTCCAAGGCCACCTACGCTGTTATCGCTGAGGGGTAAGTTCTAAACGATTCATTGAAGTACAATTGCAGTGCTAACAATTCTACAGCAAGGTCCGCACCCCCGACATGGGCGGCTCCTCCACCACCCACGAGTTCACCAAGGCCATCCTCGACAAGCTCGAGACTGTTTAAATGAAGCATCTTTTGTGATATCCCCCTCCCAAAACAAACCATGCGAAACCACCATTTTTATTTTTCGTTTGTCTTTCCCGTATGTAAAGCGGGAGCCGATTGGACATAACAcgcacacacacacacacatTCTGAAAAAGACAGACACACCCACCATACCTCGAATATATATACCTGACGACCCGGGACAGCGGATTTTAAGGCGTTCTGAGAGGCAGGGGTTTGGCGGCGACGtcgaaggaagaaaagaaagaagagaagacagaacagaagaagacagaggatgatgattgaAATAGCAGAAGGAGATTGTACGTGTAACATGAACTCTCGCAGTCTTGAATATATTGTAAAGTCCAAGTTGTTCCCAATTGCAGTGTGCTTAGCCTATGAGCAGGAGCTCACGAAGTGTACGTGCTACGGTTTTTCTTTGTGGCAATTTGAGGTTCTTCCAACAGTACGTTCACTTGACACACGCCTCTTGAGTTCAGTCTGAATAAAGAGTGATTTCCTTGTCATGCATGCTCCGAGCTTGGCGAGTTATTTATCGCGGAGACCGAGTTGGTAACCTCGGTTGATACTACACTGAAGATATTGGCAGCTTTGCTATAGGTTAGGATCAAAATGCGTGTAATCTGCAATAAAGAGCATGACAGTGACAAGTTGACATAGAACATCTTATTTCTGATTGAACAATAGTATCGATGGTGCTTTTCTAGATAGCACTGAGACTTGCGTGATCAAAATTGACCAATAGCGTTTGAGCATGCGAACTCTAAACTAAGGACGAAACGTCTTGTTAGATACGAGAGCAATGATGCGTTGGCAGCTTCAAATGGCTCACCCAGAATGATTTGACAGCTAGTTTCAAGGCCAACCTTTCAGATTATACAAGATCTACTCGCCAATTGCGACATAAGATAGACCTAGCTCTGACCATCAACCCTCTTGCTAGACGTGGTGGTGAATATCACCATTGGAGAATAATTGCGAagccttggacttgataTAGACTTAAGAAATATGTGAAGGGGAGATAGGAAGGGCACATGAGAACATCGGGCTTCGAGTAATTCTGTATAAGCCTCGGTGAATTCTAGTTGAAGCATCTACTTTTGCCCATTTCTAAATTCGTCCTCTTTCAAGAAATGCCTTTGGCACATCAACGTATCGACTCCTCAAATACTCGCCAATTCCCTTTCCAAGACCATCAATACGATCTGAAGACGCAATACCTCCGTTCAAGTTATCCAAAACGCGACTGTATCATGTCAGCATCTCAGCTTCAATATCGTCGAACGGGGACTTACAAGTGCACAGCGTTGATACCAGGGAACTCAACCCTCTCAACCCTCCTCTCCGGATCACCCTTGAACCAATCATCCCCAAACAATTGCTTCAGCTTCGAAACAGTcaacaagttcctcaacCAAGCATACTCATCATCATTCCTAACAAAGAACCCAACATTCGAATTATCGCCCTTATCTCCTGATCTCGCATGCACAACACTTCCCAGCGGCGCCCACTCCGTCGGCCCGAAAGTAAGCATATCAACCGGTCCATGCGTTTCCGTCGACGGCCGTACAATAGGATACTTTGCTGTTTTTGCTGGTGGTTCAATACGATGTGATGCACCGGTACTCATCTCAACGCGATGCTCAATCGCAGAAACAGGCATGAGCGCTGGAAACATCTCCATAAACGGCTTGGGCACCATAGTCCTAAAGTCAAGATTCATATGGTACCCTGGATAACTCTGCATGCGGAGAGCGTAAATCGGTACTTTGAACTTGGGCGCATCAATGTCTTCTTTTCGACGAGCTTGCGCAAAGACACGGAGTGATACAGTGCCTGCTTGTTGAGACGTTGGGTTATCAGCTGGAGTGCCGTAGAGCTCGATGCTTAGACGGCTGAAATTTGAGTCTTTGAACATGTGTGCTAGTTggttcttcatcatggctgcttTCTCAAAGACGTCGAGACCGTTGATGTAGAATGTTGCTTCGGCTTGGAAGCCGCCTTTTGCGGCGATCATGACTTTTGCTGTTGGGGGTGGCGGGAGGCCTTTTACTCCTGAGACGGAAACACGGTTTTCTGACTCTTGTTCGACTTGTACTCCAGAGAGATCTGCGACGACATCGGGGTTTAAGTATAAGTGGCCCTGGAGTTCGTAGAGTAATTGTGCGGTGACAGTCTCTTTCGTGACTCTTCCTCCACCTTCTGCTGTTCTTCCAATGGTACATCGTCCTCTTGGATCGATCTCTGCAATGGGGAATGCAATATCCACAAGTTCAGGTAGAAAGTCTTTGAACCCTGAAAAGTTCGCACCAACGACATAGGGACCGCACTCAATCAGATGAGCAGCGAGTAACGAGCCCGCTAATTCCTCATACTGGTCTTCCCGCCAGCCATGATACCACGCCGCAGCGCCCATCACAGGAGAAGCATCAGTGCACCGACCGCAAATAACGATACGAGCACCCGAGCGAAGCGCTTGGACAATACCCCAACATCCAATATACGCAGTCGCACAACACGGCGTAAACCCCCAAGAGTCAAGAGTCTGCTCCGGATGATCCAAATGCGTAATCTGCACAtccctcctcctctccctaTCCATAACAACATCTGAGACATCATCCCCCAGCACCTTCGCAACAACACAATCCCCATACCCCCTCTTCTCACAGAGCGCTCTGACCTTATCATACAGCGCATCAGTATTCAACGCCCCAGCGTTAGTCACAACACGAATGTCGCGCTGcatgatatcatcaaggcaCTCGTCAAGTTGCTCGTAGAAGCCATTCTCGTAGCCTAGGTTGGGGTCTACTTCTTGCTTGGTGATTGCGTTCCAGGCGATGTTCATCTCGGAGAGCCAGTCTCCTGTTATGACGTGCACGTTGCCGGAGCGGACCATGCGGGACATTGCGTGGGGATGGTCGCCTGTTGCGCCGGAGACGTTCCCGATGCGAATTGGTGGTCTGTCCAGCATTttgatgtgatgtgaggcTCAATGTATGAATATGTGTAAATGAACTGTTGGTACAGCTGAAGTGAGGTGGAAGTTATAGTGAACTGAGAGAGTGATGGAATGAGTTAAGGTTGCGGCTCTCGATACGCACCTCCTTAACTAGTGGACCGTCGGAATAAAGATATTCTTAATTGTGTGATATCTCGGATTATTCAGGATGTTGAGAGTCTCTCACGACTTATCATAAGACTGCATTTGGTGGATTGTGGATTAGCGGACGCGGCGCCGAGTGGCGATCCACTTACACGGTCCCTGGCATTTCGGCTTCGGCGACCGAGTCCGTCAATTCACTTGCTCAACATGAGATGGAACATGATGCGAGGTCGTTCCGAAGCAATAGGCTTAgattttttcttttattttattcgGGAACTTGATTCGGGAACATTGATATGCATATCGTATATTGTCTAAGAGCTGGATGCATTTACACCCTCTGCAATCTTTGGCCTGAAGGCGATGGCAGAGCAAGAATCACTCAATCACCGGTGGAATAGCCCAACTTCGAGCTGAATTCAGAATATAGACACTGAATACTTAATATCATGCAGAAAAATTCAATAAAAAGAAGTACCTTGATAAAGTACACGGTTACTATCAATAATACGGATGACTCTCACCTCCCAATCCAAAAAACCACTCCTGACTCAACTGCGAAATAGCATCATTATGGAACTCATCCAGCCCCAAACTCTGCAAATCCCCAAAACAATCCCTAAAAGTACTATCAACAGTCATACCCGCTAGATCCGCCGAAAACTGCACCGGCGCCGCAACACTCGCCTCCACGACATCAGCTACCACCGCATCACTCAGTCTATCAAACAAATCCGAACAATTTCTCGCAAGATCCCATCTCTCCGAAACAGCTACTAACACTTTTGAACAAGCCCTCGTGTCGTTGACGACTTGGTTGATGGTAGGTGTTGTATGTAACCTCGCGCGCTGAGGTTCAGAACCTGAGAAATGATGCCGTAGAGCAAAGATGTATGACAACCCAGCTAAGAAGACAGCATGCATCGTAATCCACGAATAATTCAACTTTCGCGATCGGTGCAAACTGGCATATAAGCTTATAGCTTCCCTCGCAGAGTCGTAAACATTCTGCAGCGCAATGCTATTCACAGCTGCATCGTTCAGACACGGCGACGGCCGAAACAGCATGAGCATACCGTTATGGTACAAAAGCCTATACCACTCCTCGGAGCGAAAACTCGAACCACTAGCCGGCGAAGCAGCCGTGTCGCTCTTAACGAGGGGTAGGTTTGCTGTTTCTGTATGCCACTCTTGTAACTCCCTCGCTAGAGCTGTTCGCATCTCTTCATAGCTTGTATTTGAGAATGTGACGTGTTTGGTGCTGCGGTGCAGGGCGTTTATGATCTTGCCGCAGATGAGGCGGTAGCGAACGATGTGGACGAACACAGAGGTCGCGGCGCGGTATTGAGGTGTTCCGTAGGGTGCTGATGAGAGGGGACTACTATCCTCTGGGAGTTGATCTGCTGTTGACGAAGGAGGAAGGTCAACGTCTATATCTTCAAGCTGTAGAGCCAAAGGTCTTCCAAGTGCAAGACTCGTCACGCGATCCAGCGCAACAAGACTCCAGAAACACCGTCGTTTTgtctccatctcctcctccttcaccttTCTCGTCACGTCATCCAATGTCTGCGGAAGCGCATAAGTCGCTGCTCGATGAAGTCCCATCTCAAGACACGTCCTCGCCGCAACGCCGATGAGATGCCAAACACTAGTCGTAGTATTACTCGACGTCGTGCCCATTCTATACTGACACACCAACAGCAGCGCCTGCAACCTCTCAATCCCATCTCTCGCCAGTACATCGGCTAGTCTCGTCATGGCGCGGTTATAATGCGTTTCAGCATCATATACTCCGTTCCAGTTGAACTTGTGCACCTGCGCCGTGCCGATCGCAAGCGTCATGTCGACGAAGAAAGCATCGACGGGATCTTTGGCGCTGGACTCTTCGTACACGGCGTCTAAAGATCGGTAGAGGGATTTGGTAGAGAGGAAGGGGTAGCAGAGATGGTCATGGCTACAGTAGGCTTTTAGGAGTTCTGAGGCGAGAGTTTTGGGGGGAAGACCGGAGTTGGCTTGTGGTGAGGTTAGACCGGGGAGGGAGTTTGGTTTCCAGCCTGATGTGGTgagagatgaggatggttGAGGGCGAGACTGGAGGAGgttggcgaggaggagaccGCTTGTTGAACCGACGAAGTGATGGCCTCCGCCTGCAATGAGACTCATCTGAATAACCTCCTCGGCCACTTCTCCATCCCCAGGACTATCTTGCACCACCTCCGTCCCAGCCCTCTCAACATCTTCAGATCTCCTTGTCGCTTCCTCAGATCTTCTCGTCACCTCCTCCGAGCGCCTCAACTGCTGCGTCAAACTCTCATTACAATCCATCAACTCCCTAATCCTCCTCTCCAACTTTTGAAcattcctcctcctcaattGATGTTCACTAACAGCATATTCACAAGCGACATCAGCACGCTTACAGGGTCCGCATTGAGGTTGGATTTTGTCGCAGCGGACTTTGCGGCGGTGACATCTGTCGCAGGCGTTTGAGGGCATGAGGGGACGGAGACCGAGGCCGAGATGGtgagaggagatgatggagagaccccgcttgagaaggagaagttATGGGTCTTTCGGTTAGTGAATGCGGGTTTTATTTTAGTTGATCTGATGGATGGTTTGGGTGGGATTGGGGGAACTAAGCTTAATTGTTACCTTAATCCTGACTCGTGGGGTTGGGACTGCAACGTTGATGGATGCATCGTGATGTGAGCCTGGGTATTTCTTTCCGCTCGTATTACTCTGTACAATGAGACGTTCGATAGATCTATTAGTTgaagtattataaattattatttagACTTCTAAGAATGTAATTGATCGAATGCTATTCCCCGGATATCGTTATCCAttattcatcatcatcacttACACAAGTGTCTTGACTTAACACTAAACAATCCTCCTCCATGACTATCTAGCTCCCCCAAAATGGCGTCTTGGCAAAACCACCATTCGGTCATCGGCCCCGTCCCCGAAACCAGGATACTCTCGCTCCTCGCCTCTGGTGATCCCCTCAACAATCCCACCCCCGGATATCCAGAATCTGGGGTATGCGGGGAACCCAAGTTCAGAAAAGAAGTTCAAATACCGCACCGTTCCCCTGCTTTTTCGCATCGATCATCCCAACCATCATTCTCTTCTGTTACTTCATTGAGATAGTCCGTGAGAGTTGATCATCATGACATCCCAAGATCACAAGATGGGCGTTGAGACccttgatgctgagaagcaAAATGCTGCTCATGAGGAGTACTCTGCTGAGGTTCTTGATAAGAAGGGTAATGGTGATTACTCTGGTGCTGTGGCGAAGAGTGATCCTGAAGAGATCAaactcgtcaagaagctcgataAATGGATCATGGTAAGTGTTCTCATCCCTTGTTGAACTCGTCTCTGACTTAATAGCCCACCCTTTGGTTAATGTACTGGCTCAACTACCTCGACCGCAACGCCATCACCCTCGCCCGCCTAAACGGCTTCGAAGAAGATCTCAACCTCCAAGGCTCACAGTACAACACCTCCGTCTCAATCCTCTTCGTCGGCTACGTCCTCGGCCAAATCCCCAGCAACATGATAATCACCCGCGTCAGACCATCATGGTACATGGGTGGTTTCATGATGGCATGGGCCGTCGTCAGTTCCCTCACTGCCGTAGCTCACAACTACACCGGCGCTCTTCTCACGCGATTCTTCCTCGGTATCGTGGAGGCTCCTTACTACCCTGGCGCGCTGTACATGCTGTCGACGTTTTATACCAGGAAGGAATTGGCGACGAGGATTAGTATTCTTTACTCGGGTAATGTCCTTGCTTCTGCTTTTGCGGGCTTGATTGCGGCGGGTGTTTTTGAGGGTATGGATGGACTTGCTGGGATTAAGGGCTGGCGATGGTTGTTTATTCTTCAGGGCGCGGTCACGTTTGTTGTGGCTATCGTGGCGTGCTTTACTCTTCCAGATGAACCGTTGACGACGAGATGGCTTACGCCTGAGCAGCGTCAGCTTGCACATGATCGCGTTCTGAGAGATACAGTCGGACAGAAAGGCGACGGAAATCCATGGAGCGGTCTTCGTGAAGCAATTGTCGACCCAAAGGTCTGGGTATTTATCgttcttcagcatcttcaccTTGCGACCAACGGCTTCAAGAATTTCTTCCCTACCATCGTCAACACACTCggcttcaacaccaccattACTCTCGTCCTCACCTGTCCTCCTTTCTTGATCGCCGGTGCTCTCTCCATCCTTTGGGCCAAGTCTTCTGGTCACTTTAACGAGAGTACCTGGcacatcaccatctccaagaTCGTCGCTACCTTTGGTTTCGTGTTGGCTTGCGCTACCATGAATGTTGGAGCGAGATACTTTGCCATGTGTGTCTTCACTATTGGTACTTATGGTGTCAATTCTATTCTTCTGGCTTGGGTGGGAAATACTTGTGGACAGAcgagggagaagaaggcttctgCTCTAGCTCTCGCCAACGTCAGTGCGACACTCAGTCTGATCTGGACTCCTGTAAGTAATATCCCTACCTCGTTCTCGGTACAAGTGGCTAACTCATGCAGTATCTCTGGCCCAAATCTGACGCACCGCGGTATGTGCTGCCGCTCTCAAGCAGTGCTGGTTTTGCTGTAGCTTGCATTGCTGGAGTCTGGCTTATGAGGTGGATGCTGGTCAGGCAGAACAGGAAAATCAGACAGACGGACTCCGAGGCAACCCTGTTCTATGCTTATTAGACGTACCACTGGCTGTACAGCTTGATTTGATAGTTGAAGATGGAATTACATGAAGTTGTGATACTCCAACTTCTTTATAAGTGGTGACGACACCTTTTATAATGTGATTAAAGAGTGATTAGACCCAAGGCAATGTGTCACAAATTTAGAACAAATCagataagatatttataattcaTCCCTAA
Proteins encoded in this region:
- a CDS encoding major facilitator superfamily domain-containing protein, whose amino-acid sequence is MTSQDHKMGVETLDAEKQNAAHEEYSAEVLDKKGNGDYSGAVAKSDPEEIKLVKKLDKWIMPTLWLMYWLNYLDRNAITLARLNGFEEDLNLQGSQYNTSVSILFVGYVLGQIPSNMIITRVRPSWYMGGFMMAWAVVSSLTAVAHNYTGALLTRFFLGIVEAPYYPGALYMLSTFYTRKELATRISILYSGNVLASAFAGLIAAGVFEGMDGLAGIKGWRWLFILQGAVTFVVAIVACFTLPDEPLTTRWLTPEQRQLAHDRVLRDTVGQKGDGNPWSGLREAIVDPKVWVFIVLQHLHLATNGFKNFFPTIVNTLGFNTTITLVLTCPPFLIAGALSILWAKSSGHFNESTWHITISKIVATFGFVLACATMNVGARYFAMCVFTIGTYGVNSILLAWVGNTCGQTREKKASALALANVSATLSLIWTPYLWPKSDAPRYVLPLSSSAGFAVACIAGVWLMRWMLVRQNRKIRQTDSEATLFYAY
- a CDS encoding uncharacterized protein (of unknown function-domain containing protein), which produces MPSNACDRCHRRKVRCDKIQPQCGPCKRADVACEYAVSEHQLRRRNVQKLERRIRELMDCNESLTQQLRRSEEVTRRSEEATRRSEDVERAGTEVVQDSPGDGEVAEEVIQMSLIAGGGHHFVGSTSGLLLANLLQSRPQPSSSLTTSGWKPNSLPGLTSPQANSGLPPKTLASELLKAYCSHDHLCYPFLSTKSLYRSLDAVYEESSAKDPVDAFFVDMTLAIGTAQVHKFNWNGVYDAETHYNRAMTRLADVLARDGIERLQALLLVCQYRMGTTSSNTTTSVWHLIGVAARTCLEMGLHRAATYALPQTLDDVTRKVKEEEMETKRRCFWSLVALDRVTSLALGRPLALQLEDIDVDLPPSSTADQLPEDSSPLSSAPYGTPQYRAATSVFVHIVRYRLICGKIINALHRSTKHVTFSNTSYEEMRTALARELQEWHTETANLPLVKSDTAASPASGSSFRSEEWYRLLYHNGMLMLFRPSPCLNDAAVNSIALQNVYDSAREAISLYATVSERWDLARNCSDLFDRLSDAVVADVVEASVAAPVQFSADLAGMTVDTSHHIKMLDRPPIRIGNVSGATGDHPHAMSRMVRSGNVHVITGDWLSEMNIAWNAITKQEVDPNLGYENGFYEQLDECLDDIMQRDIRVVTNAGALNTDALYDKVRALCEKRGYGDCVVAKVLGDDVSDVVMDRERRRDVQITHLDHPEQTLDSWGFTPCCATAYIGCWGIVQALRSGARIVICGRCTDASPVMGAAAWYHGWREDQYEELAGSLLAAHLIECGPYVVGANFSGFKDFLPELVDIAFPIAEIDPRGRCTIGRTAEGGGRVTKETVTAQLLYELQGHLYLNPDVVADLSGVQVEQESENRVSVSGVKGLPPPPTAKVMIAAKGGFQAEATFYINGLDVFEKAAMMKNQLAHMFKDSNFSRLSIELYGTPADNPTSQQAGTVSLRVFAQARRKEDIDAPKFKVPIYALRMQSYPGYHMNLDFRTMVPKPFMEMFPALMPVSAIEHRVEMSTGASHRIEPPAKTAKYPIVRPSTETHGPVDMLTFGPTEWAPLGSVVHARSGDKGDNSNVGFFVRNDDEYAWLRNLLTVSKLKQLFGDDWFKGDPERRVERVEFPGINAVHFRVLDNLNGGIASSDRIDGLGKGIGEYLRSRYVDVPKAFLERGRI